The following are encoded in a window of Variovorax paradoxus genomic DNA:
- a CDS encoding helix-turn-helix domain-containing protein, giving the protein MKEESASTPSLNDRIAQRVRALRAARDLSLDALATHCGVSRSMISLIERGESSPTAVLLEKLATGLGVPLASLFEPDAPTASPVSRRADQLEWRDPHSGYLRRNVSAGGDASPIQIVEVLFPPGARVAYETGAREPRIHQQVWVLEGCIELAVGDQQYRLETGDCVALVLDQPTSYHNPTRKTARYAVVITSAPSHASNRK; this is encoded by the coding sequence ATGAAAGAAGAATCAGCTTCGACCCCCAGCCTCAACGACCGCATCGCCCAGCGCGTGCGTGCGCTGCGCGCCGCACGCGATCTCTCGCTCGACGCCTTGGCCACGCACTGCGGCGTCAGCCGCTCGATGATCTCTCTGATCGAGCGCGGCGAGAGCAGTCCGACCGCGGTGCTGCTCGAAAAACTCGCGACCGGCCTGGGCGTGCCGCTGGCCTCGCTGTTCGAGCCCGACGCGCCCACGGCCAGCCCGGTGTCGCGCCGCGCCGACCAGCTCGAGTGGCGCGATCCGCATTCGGGCTACCTGCGCCGCAACGTCTCGGCCGGCGGCGACGCTTCGCCGATCCAGATCGTCGAGGTGCTGTTTCCGCCCGGCGCGCGCGTGGCCTACGAAACCGGCGCGCGCGAGCCGCGCATCCACCAGCAGGTGTGGGTGCTCGAAGGCTGCATCGAACTCGCGGTGGGCGATCAGCAGTACCGGCTCGAAACCGGCGACTGCGTTGCGCTCGTGCTCGACCAGCCGACGAGTTATCACAACCCCACCCGCAAGACGGCCCGTTACGCGGTCGTCATCACCAGCGCACCCTCTCACGCATCGAACAGGAAATGA
- a CDS encoding CapA family protein has protein sequence MTHQEAPVPLADLLNRARQALATPDGALPPVAPATDEAGCVVFLAIGEGESRARVVMGRGPDTEAAWQAAAEALAVKAKRAERPAQRLRAEIVDRTTPMTWGELKARLAQTKRNYFNEGIALDAHFDTALLAQEMHGSAVLYNGTVDHAEPNNGNLRTHTQRRFGEERDFPTDDAAPVWCFTTRAVYVDADGAWPLTAEGQAAGFRTLTDWNAAQVRALVDSASDYLAEQVKPTGEFHYGWFPCFDRAIPTYNTLRHASSTYAMLEGWELTRNDTQKAAIDRALAFLSQRLIRRAALPDGTQAAFLVDVGNEIKLGGNAVCLLAFVKYTELTGDTQYQPLLEQLALGIRSMQDAQTGRFVHVLNHPGLDVKEPFRIIYYDGEAAFGLMRLYGLTRDARWLAVVEKAFEHFIAAGHWRAHDHWLSYCVNELTRFKPETRYYQFGLQNMAGHLDFVLERITTFPTLLELMMAAREMVLRLEADPALRPLLAGLDRHKFDRALEHRARYLANGHFWPELAMFFRNPDRIAGSFFIKHHSFRVRIDDVEHYLSGYVAYHRLLEAREAQQQSAQLSQAAAEPAAPRGLEGVVLWGGDVNLGRRLHYRMHELGGPARMLGDIPALREADLRIVNLECVVATTGAQGVEKNEGCPYYYRARPEMLSVLTEAGIDMVATANNHSGDYGPEALLEQHGLLNAAAIAFAGTGPDLDSALSPAFRQAGGLRVALFSLDATQPSFAATAKLPGAAWLPLSDPAAWRATLAPRIAAARREADVVLVAVHWGNNQETAPSRAEIAVGHAIVEAGADAVLGTSAHLLQGIEVYQGRPILHDAGDLLFDAIRRDLGDSGVFSLRLGPHGVEEVVFTPVGVGFGFSQQREGEAAQAASARFAELCRALGTEMTPRPDGRCALQLSPPERTAPAGRPPLAPLSASRPPALVGPVLAPRPEWSVDAVPADAQMRPIQIGPLRLVGIRCAPTQIVGRRLLWVESYWTADAPVSADLRVQFRALAMRSTTMPAWGEAMDHDPCDWMWPTSRWTPGRIYRDRYGLRAPRLGLLEDDVLQIEVRVRGALSDLPSARRLPVWCGLRLKAPTPLPERRAPVLAALRPGAAPQASPVWTADELQRVTGGQWLVPPPPGWVANAVVRGPTHMALLPKPALFIASDYRTLARHENYSKPRADNPDRHDDLPVLQRALAGAVVAHAVDGLDPAFPLLQVDDPIRAMIDLGAAARARFKGRVVGVTGTVGKSSTIAMLRDLLPEAARVHTTVDNHNSRVGVPATLASLPADADVCVLEMAQSGLWMDRGPISLVARPHVAILTELGLSQTYRATTVEQTADYKSRLFLGLEPGGVAIVPDHIPCLLQVVQAAARTAGAIWVVGSGPDANIRIVDTRPEPDGGCRVRIALPGRTVEYLFPIASAGLVRNSALAFAALLALGFDADAACARMPFVRLPASVMQLRPLRTQGGVQATLIDDSWSAEVMSMRNAMDFVRTCERAVHGPVTRKIGVLGRIVNLDKDAEAMHRSLAAPLLASGIAHLVTHGAEMRWLREEVPAELLGPHFEDAAQLTGYLGDFLRDGDLVLVKGDRLASDFGLIPELLQKL, from the coding sequence ATGACTCACCAAGAAGCTCCCGTCCCCCTCGCCGATCTGTTGAACCGCGCCAGGCAAGCCCTGGCCACCCCGGACGGGGCGCTGCCCCCGGTCGCGCCCGCCACCGACGAAGCCGGTTGCGTGGTGTTCCTCGCCATCGGCGAGGGCGAGAGCCGCGCCCGCGTCGTCATGGGCCGCGGCCCCGACACCGAGGCCGCGTGGCAGGCCGCCGCCGAGGCGCTGGCCGTGAAGGCCAAGCGCGCCGAGCGGCCCGCGCAGCGGCTGCGCGCGGAGATCGTCGATCGCACCACGCCGATGACCTGGGGCGAACTGAAGGCGCGGCTGGCGCAGACCAAGCGCAACTACTTCAACGAAGGCATCGCGCTCGACGCGCATTTCGACACCGCGCTGCTCGCACAGGAGATGCACGGCAGCGCCGTGCTCTACAACGGCACGGTCGACCACGCGGAGCCCAACAACGGCAACCTGCGCACGCACACCCAGCGGCGCTTCGGCGAGGAGCGCGACTTTCCCACCGACGACGCCGCGCCCGTGTGGTGCTTCACCACGCGCGCCGTGTACGTCGATGCCGACGGCGCTTGGCCGCTGACGGCCGAAGGGCAGGCCGCAGGCTTTCGCACGCTCACCGACTGGAACGCGGCGCAGGTGCGCGCGCTGGTCGATTCGGCGAGCGACTACCTGGCCGAGCAGGTCAAGCCCACGGGCGAGTTCCACTACGGCTGGTTCCCGTGCTTCGACCGCGCGATTCCCACCTACAACACGCTGCGCCACGCCAGCTCGACCTACGCGATGCTCGAAGGCTGGGAGCTCACGCGCAACGACACGCAGAAAGCCGCCATCGACCGCGCGCTGGCCTTTCTGAGCCAGCGGCTGATCCGCCGCGCCGCGCTGCCCGACGGCACGCAGGCCGCGTTCCTGGTCGACGTCGGCAACGAGATCAAGCTCGGCGGCAATGCCGTGTGCCTGCTGGCCTTCGTGAAGTACACCGAGCTCACGGGCGACACGCAGTACCAGCCGCTGCTGGAGCAGCTCGCGCTGGGCATCCGCTCGATGCAGGACGCGCAGACCGGCCGCTTCGTGCACGTGCTCAACCACCCGGGGCTCGACGTGAAGGAGCCCTTTCGCATCATTTATTACGACGGCGAGGCGGCCTTCGGGCTCATGCGGCTGTACGGCCTCACGCGCGATGCGCGCTGGCTCGCGGTGGTTGAAAAGGCCTTCGAGCATTTCATTGCCGCGGGCCACTGGCGCGCGCACGACCACTGGCTGAGCTACTGCGTCAACGAGCTCACGCGCTTCAAGCCCGAGACGCGCTACTACCAGTTCGGCCTGCAGAACATGGCGGGCCACCTCGACTTCGTGCTGGAGCGCATCACCACCTTCCCCACGCTGCTCGAACTCATGATGGCCGCGCGCGAGATGGTGCTGCGGCTCGAAGCCGACCCGGCGCTGCGCCCGCTGCTTGCGGGGCTCGACCGCCACAAGTTCGACCGTGCGCTGGAGCACCGCGCGCGCTACCTCGCCAACGGCCACTTCTGGCCCGAGCTGGCGATGTTCTTCCGCAACCCCGACCGCATCGCGGGCTCGTTCTTCATCAAGCACCACAGCTTCCGCGTGCGCATCGACGACGTGGAGCACTACCTGTCGGGCTACGTGGCCTACCACCGGCTGCTCGAAGCGCGCGAGGCGCAGCAGCAGAGCGCGCAGCTCTCGCAAGCCGCGGCCGAGCCGGCCGCACCGCGCGGCCTCGAGGGCGTGGTGCTGTGGGGCGGCGACGTCAACCTGGGCCGCCGCCTGCACTACCGCATGCACGAGCTGGGCGGCCCGGCCCGCATGCTCGGCGACATCCCCGCGCTGCGCGAGGCCGACCTGCGCATCGTGAATCTCGAATGCGTGGTCGCCACCACGGGCGCGCAGGGCGTCGAGAAGAACGAGGGCTGCCCGTACTACTACCGCGCACGGCCCGAGATGCTGTCGGTGCTGACCGAGGCCGGCATCGACATGGTCGCCACGGCCAACAACCACAGCGGCGACTACGGCCCCGAGGCGCTGCTGGAGCAGCACGGGCTGCTCAACGCCGCCGCCATCGCCTTCGCCGGCACCGGGCCCGACCTCGATTCGGCGTTGAGCCCCGCCTTCCGCCAGGCCGGTGGGTTGCGTGTGGCGCTGTTCTCGCTCGACGCCACGCAGCCGAGCTTTGCCGCGACCGCGAAGCTTCCCGGCGCGGCTTGGCTGCCGCTCAGCGACCCGGCCGCCTGGCGCGCCACGCTCGCGCCGCGCATCGCCGCCGCGCGCCGTGAGGCCGACGTGGTGCTGGTGGCCGTGCACTGGGGCAATAACCAGGAGACCGCGCCTTCGCGCGCGGAGATCGCCGTCGGCCATGCCATCGTCGAGGCCGGCGCCGACGCGGTGCTTGGCACCTCGGCTCATCTGCTGCAAGGCATCGAGGTCTACCAGGGCCGGCCGATCCTGCACGACGCAGGCGACCTGCTGTTCGACGCGATCCGCCGTGACCTCGGGGACTCCGGCGTGTTCTCGCTGCGCCTCGGGCCGCATGGCGTCGAAGAGGTGGTGTTCACGCCCGTCGGTGTGGGCTTCGGTTTCTCGCAGCAGCGCGAGGGCGAGGCGGCGCAGGCCGCGAGCGCGCGCTTCGCTGAACTCTGTCGCGCGCTCGGCACCGAGATGACGCCGCGGCCCGACGGGCGCTGCGCATTGCAGCTGTCGCCGCCCGAACGCACCGCGCCGGCCGGGCGCCCGCCGCTGGCGCCGCTGTCGGCTTCGCGCCCGCCCGCGCTGGTCGGCCCCGTGCTCGCGCCCCGGCCCGAGTGGTCGGTCGATGCGGTGCCGGCCGACGCGCAGATGCGCCCGATCCAGATCGGCCCGCTGCGCCTCGTGGGCATCCGCTGCGCACCGACGCAGATCGTCGGGCGACGCCTGCTGTGGGTCGAGTCGTACTGGACCGCCGATGCGCCCGTGAGCGCCGACCTGCGCGTGCAGTTCCGCGCGCTGGCGATGCGCAGCACCACCATGCCGGCCTGGGGCGAGGCCATGGACCACGACCCCTGCGACTGGATGTGGCCCACCAGCCGCTGGACGCCGGGGCGCATCTACCGCGACCGCTACGGCCTGCGCGCGCCGCGCCTGGGCCTGCTCGAGGACGACGTGCTGCAGATCGAAGTGCGCGTGCGCGGCGCGCTGTCCGACCTGCCGTCCGCGCGCCGCTTGCCCGTGTGGTGCGGCCTGCGCCTGAAGGCACCGACGCCGCTGCCTGAGCGCCGCGCGCCCGTGCTCGCGGCGCTGCGCCCGGGTGCCGCGCCGCAGGCCTCGCCCGTGTGGACCGCCGACGAGCTGCAGCGCGTCACCGGCGGGCAGTGGCTCGTGCCGCCGCCGCCGGGTTGGGTCGCGAACGCCGTGGTGCGCGGGCCGACGCACATGGCACTGCTGCCGAAGCCCGCGCTGTTCATCGCGTCGGACTACCGCACGCTCGCCCGGCACGAGAACTACAGCAAGCCGCGCGCCGACAACCCCGACCGCCACGACGACCTGCCCGTGCTACAGCGCGCGCTCGCGGGCGCCGTGGTCGCGCACGCGGTGGACGGGCTCGATCCGGCCTTTCCGCTGCTGCAGGTGGACGACCCGATCCGCGCCATGATCGACCTGGGCGCGGCCGCGCGTGCGCGCTTCAAGGGGCGCGTGGTGGGCGTGACCGGCACGGTCGGCAAGTCGTCGACCATCGCCATGCTGCGCGACCTGCTGCCCGAGGCGGCGCGCGTGCACACCACCGTCGACAACCACAACTCGCGCGTCGGCGTGCCGGCCACGCTGGCCAGCCTGCCGGCCGATGCCGACGTGTGCGTGCTCGAGATGGCGCAGAGCGGGCTGTGGATGGACCGCGGGCCAATCTCGCTGGTGGCACGGCCGCACGTGGCCATCCTCACCGAACTCGGCCTGTCGCAGACCTACCGCGCGACCACGGTGGAACAGACGGCCGACTACAAGTCGCGCCTCTTCCTCGGGCTGGAGCCCGGCGGCGTGGCCATCGTGCCCGACCACATTCCCTGCCTGCTGCAGGTGGTGCAGGCGGCGGCGCGCACGGCGGGCGCCATCTGGGTCGTGGGCAGCGGGCCCGACGCCAACATCCGCATCGTCGACACCCGGCCCGAGCCCGACGGCGGCTGCCGCGTGCGCATCGCACTGCCGGGGCGCACGGTCGAGTACCTGTTCCCGATCGCGAGCGCGGGGCTCGTGCGCAATTCGGCGCTGGCCTTTGCGGCGCTGCTGGCGTTGGGCTTCGACGCCGACGCAGCCTGCGCGCGCATGCCTTTCGTGCGGCTGCCGGCCTCGGTGATGCAGCTGCGCCCGCTGCGCACGCAGGGCGGCGTGCAGGCCACGCTCATCGACGACAGCTGGAGCGCCGAGGTCATGTCGATGCGCAACGCGATGGACTTCGTGCGCACCTGCGAGCGCGCCGTGCACGGGCCGGTGACGCGCAAGATCGGCGTGCTCGGGCGCATCGTCAACCTCGACAAGGACGCTGAGGCCATGCACCGCAGCCTGGCCGCGCCGCTGCTCGCCTCGGGCATCGCGCACCTCGTGACGCACGGCGCCGAGATGCGCTGGCTGCGCGAGGAGGTGCCGGCCGAGCTGCTCGGCCCGCACTTCGAAGACGCCGCGCAGCTCACCGGCTACCTCGGCGACTTCCTGCGCGACGGCGACCTGGTGCTGGTGAAGGGCGACCGCCTGGCGTCCGACTTCGGCCTCATTCCCGAACTGCTGCAAAAGCTATGA
- a CDS encoding DMT family transporter, which produces MSSPSSRLPGFAALLFATASWGSLFLVGKGVLHHVAPVWLTLIRYTLSALVFAALLGLRGTGGWHKLRRHAVPLALHGFAGFGVFSILLFIGLSHSEPSHGAVLIATTPITTQLLRWWLDGVRPTRTTLLTAALALAGVATVAGLLSPGGAALSHDTLYGDAIAFVGTLGWVVYTRGAARFPTLDTVEYTALTVLASWPLLLAVAVGMAALGASPAPDAQGLRLSWQVLLYAGLVPSAVAVLAFNHGVRALGPVTGTAFLNFVPVSTLLMGVALGKPPATHEIVGVAMVVAALLLHVMATKRAATPVAAVHGPVPSQRTCGVTP; this is translated from the coding sequence GTGTCCTCCCCTTCCTCACGCCTGCCGGGCTTTGCCGCCCTGCTCTTCGCCACCGCCAGCTGGGGCAGCCTGTTCCTCGTCGGCAAGGGCGTGCTGCACCACGTGGCGCCCGTGTGGCTCACGCTCATCCGCTACACCCTGTCGGCGCTGGTGTTCGCCGCGCTGCTGGGCCTGCGCGGCACCGGCGGCTGGCACAAGCTGCGGCGTCATGCGGTGCCGCTGGCGCTGCACGGCTTTGCGGGCTTCGGCGTGTTCAGCATCCTGCTGTTCATCGGACTCTCGCACTCGGAGCCTTCGCACGGCGCGGTGCTGATCGCGACCACGCCGATCACCACGCAGCTGCTGCGCTGGTGGCTCGACGGCGTGCGCCCGACGCGCACCACCTTGCTGACCGCTGCGCTGGCGCTGGCCGGCGTGGCAACGGTGGCCGGGCTGCTGTCGCCCGGCGGCGCGGCGCTGTCGCACGACACGTTGTACGGCGACGCCATCGCCTTCGTCGGCACGCTGGGCTGGGTGGTCTACACGCGCGGCGCGGCGCGCTTTCCCACGCTCGACACGGTGGAATACACCGCGCTCACGGTGCTGGCCTCGTGGCCGCTGCTGCTGGCCGTGGCGGTGGGCATGGCCGCGCTGGGCGCATCGCCCGCGCCCGACGCGCAAGGGCTGCGCCTGTCGTGGCAGGTGCTGCTGTACGCGGGGCTGGTGCCGTCGGCGGTCGCGGTGCTGGCCTTCAACCACGGCGTGCGCGCACTCGGCCCTGTCACGGGCACGGCCTTCCTGAACTTCGTGCCGGTGTCGACACTGTTGATGGGCGTGGCGCTGGGCAAGCCGCCCGCCACGCACGAGATCGTCGGCGTGGCGATGGTGGTGGCGGCGCTGCTGCTGCATGTGATGGCGACGAAGCGCGCGGCGACGCCGGTGGCTGCGGTTCACGGCCCGGTGCCCAGTCAGCGCACCTGCGGCGTCACGCCCTGA
- a CDS encoding GNAT family N-acetyltransferase, translating into MTAATTTPRLRALSTVSETELNALADVLIDCVEGGASVSFMQPLTPERARAFWRHVADGVARGERELLVAEDDEGIVGTVQLVLAQPENQPHRGEVAKMLVHRRARRLGLGALLMQSAEQRARDHGKTLLVLDTSSPEAERLYTRCGWQRVGTIPGYALLPDGTPCGTTYFYRALGD; encoded by the coding sequence ATGACTGCTGCCACCACCACCCCGCGCCTGCGCGCCCTGTCTACCGTCAGCGAGACCGAGCTGAATGCGCTGGCTGACGTGCTCATCGACTGCGTCGAAGGCGGTGCCTCCGTGAGCTTCATGCAGCCGCTCACGCCCGAGCGCGCGCGGGCCTTCTGGCGCCACGTGGCCGACGGCGTGGCGCGCGGAGAACGCGAGCTGCTCGTGGCCGAGGACGACGAAGGCATCGTCGGCACCGTGCAGCTGGTGCTGGCCCAGCCCGAGAACCAGCCGCACCGCGGCGAGGTCGCGAAGATGCTGGTGCACCGCCGCGCACGCCGGCTCGGCCTCGGCGCCCTGCTGATGCAAAGCGCCGAACAACGCGCGCGCGACCACGGCAAGACCCTGCTCGTGCTCGACACCTCCAGCCCCGAGGCCGAGCGGCTGTACACCCGCTGCGGTTGGCAGCGCGTGGGCACCATCCCCGGCTACGCGCTGCTGCCCGACGGCACGCCGTGCGGCACCACCTACTTCTATCGCGCGCTCGGCGACTGA
- a CDS encoding LysR family transcriptional regulator encodes MELYQLKTFVAIAKEGNLTRAAERVFTSAPAASAQLKALEDELGVRLFERTPRGMSPTAAGQRLLEEAERTLASAMRMQSAADQLRGAAQGVVRFGTVVDPVALRLGSVLVTLAQQHPQVTLQLKQGLSYETLAAVQRGELDCAYVLSDAERLEGFELRRLGVVDLAVGLPLSVAQAHPELTLDQLTDLTWVGTPPSCILRAHLEKLFASAGRDYRQGVTADGESAIRSMVASGMGAGLMRLDQAEQGERQGELAVWNGWRSHTWLCWLAPAGGERSAAVDAVRGAVFDAWA; translated from the coding sequence ATGGAGCTGTACCAACTGAAGACCTTCGTTGCCATCGCGAAGGAGGGCAACCTCACCCGCGCCGCCGAGCGCGTGTTCACCAGCGCGCCGGCCGCCAGCGCGCAACTCAAGGCGCTCGAAGACGAGCTCGGCGTGCGCCTGTTCGAGCGCACGCCGCGCGGCATGTCGCCCACCGCGGCCGGCCAGCGCCTGCTCGAAGAGGCCGAGCGCACGCTGGCCTCGGCGATGCGCATGCAGTCGGCCGCCGACCAGCTGCGCGGCGCGGCGCAGGGCGTGGTGCGCTTCGGCACGGTGGTCGATCCGGTGGCGCTGCGGCTGGGCAGCGTGCTGGTCACGCTGGCGCAGCAGCATCCGCAGGTCACGCTGCAGCTCAAGCAGGGGCTGTCGTACGAAACCCTGGCGGCCGTGCAGCGCGGCGAACTCGACTGCGCCTATGTGCTCAGCGACGCCGAGCGGCTCGAAGGCTTCGAGCTGCGGCGCCTGGGCGTGGTCGACCTGGCCGTGGGCCTGCCGCTGTCGGTGGCGCAGGCGCATCCCGAGCTCACGCTCGACCAGCTCACCGACCTGACTTGGGTCGGCACGCCGCCCTCGTGCATCCTGCGCGCGCACCTCGAAAAGCTGTTCGCCTCGGCCGGGCGCGACTACCGCCAGGGCGTCACCGCCGACGGCGAGAGCGCCATCCGCAGCATGGTCGCCAGCGGCATGGGCGCGGGCCTGATGCGGCTCGACCAGGCCGAGCAGGGTGAGCGCCAGGGCGAGCTCGCGGTCTGGAACGGTTGGCGCTCACACACGTGGCTGTGCTGGCTCGCGCCGGCCGGCGGCGAGCGTTCGGCGGCGGTCGATGCGGTGCGCGGCGCGGTGTTCGACGCCTGGGCCTGA